The following nucleotide sequence is from Juglans microcarpa x Juglans regia isolate MS1-56 chromosome 6D, Jm3101_v1.0, whole genome shotgun sequence.
tGTTGGATTTCTAGGAAAGATGTGATAACATGGTGGAGTACATTAAGAGGCTCAAATTATGCATCAAATGGTTCCAAGAGCTTGAAGGACACTACATATTTGAGCAAGAGAAGCTGCTGAACGCGTTGGAGTCAGCCAAGCAAAAATGTGATGAAATGGGTATAcgattgttttcttttgtttcattgagttctattttaattttcttaatgaCGTAAATAGATGGATTTGTTTGATTTTAGAGGTACTGACGAAAAACAAGGAAGAAGAACTGAATTCAATTATCTTGGAGCTTAGAAAGAGTTACGCTTCTTTACAAGATAAATTTATGAAGGAAGAATTGGATAAGCTGGTAAGTACAGCCGAAATGCCATAGTCATGAAGTTCTTGTTTGAATGAGTGTTGTTTATAAGCTATAAAATGTTTTGAATTCCAAAATCAGGCTGCAATGGACTCTCTTACAAAAGAGAAAGAGGCTAGACTTAATTTTGAGAGGACACAAGCTTCTCTTTCGGAAGAGCTTGCCAGAGCTCAACGAGAGCTTTTAAGTGCTAATCAGAAGGTAAAACAGAAAATGTTTTTCTGACCTTGTCCTTCCCCTTTTAGTTATGTTTATTGAAGTACTGTTATAAATGTTTGCGTTTGGGTTTGCTGAATTATGCAGATATCATCGCTTAATGATATGTACAGGCGCTTACAGGATTACAACACAAGCTTACAGCAGTACAATGGTAAACTGCACACGGACCTTTCTACAGTTGAGGATGAGCTTAAGCGTGTAGAGAAAGACAAGGCTACTATAGTTGAAAACCTCAGCATGTTAAGGGGTCAACTTACTTTGTCCAGAGTGAGATTCTTTTTCCTGCGGACAATTATCCATTGCATAAGGCATATATCTTCTTTTCGTTTGATGAACAATGACTTATCTTATGTAAGAGTACATGGCTGGTAAGTCATGAGATTGCCAAAGAACTTGGTGTGACAATTGTTTAACCAAGGAAATGGAGCATTCTTTTGTGAAAGAACCAACTTAACACTACTGATAGATTGCGTGtgttgaaattttttagaaaCCTCATAGAAAATTAGGCTCCTATCCTAAGTATCCCTTTATCAGACTAGtgcaagattgggaagtggaaTTGGTCTCTACGCTTCTCAACCTACTTTATTCCACTTAGGTTTAGAAAACATTGGGATTATAAAACGGGACGAAtcattaaagaagaaaaaagtatgAAGTCAAATCTTTTTATCAAATGTTACACCCTGCAGCTAGACCTTCCTTTCCttggaaaattataaatttatatgacaGAATAAGTCTCCCGTAAGAGTGTCATTCTGTGTATGGACGATAACATTATGGAAGATCTTAACTACATATGAACGACAACATTAGGAGGCATAAATGGTGATGGGCTagtgttatatgtgcaagaagagGAGAGAAACTCTTGATCATTTGTTGTCTCATTGTAAGGTGGCTAGGGCCTTGTGGGTCTCAATATTCTGGCTTCTTGAGATTGAGTAGGTGATGCCTCAAAGGACGGTGGGGTTATTGGATGCTCAGAGAGGTAAATGGAATGCAACTTCCCCGTAGAGGCATGGAGGATGAGTCATTTGTACTTAATGCGGAGTATTTGGAAGGAATGTGACACTCACAACTTAGAAGATTGCAAAGGATGCTATTAGAGTTAAAAAACTCTATGCGCATTTGCGAAAGAATGCTCACAacaattttcacttttcttcttttgtagtTATTTTTTACTTGATTTCTCCTTCTTTGCTTTAGTTAGGTGTTTTCCTTTGTATACTCCGTGTGTACTTAGGTTGCACCCTATCTATTTTTAGTGAAATTTGGTATCTTTACttttatgtatataaaaaagGTCACAATAGTTCAAGCTGCTAGGATGTAGACCCACAATGCTCATCAAGATCACAAATATACTGACAATATTAGTGGTTTTATGAAAGCTTGTTTtaggaaaaattttgaaaatatttggaagttatCTGTGTTATGTTCTGATTGAGGTTgttgtaaatataataaatatgtggAGGAACTTTTTACTTatcgaaaaaaatatatatgtggagGAACTTTTGCATAGAAAATATGGTAGATTGTTTTTGATATGTAAAGGTTTACTTTGGAATGTGTAGGAAAAGTAAATGAGCAAGTCACCTTAATAATTTTAGGTTGAAGAGTGAAATTTCTCATTCCTTTTTACttctattgttatttttatggttgcttttataattttattatgaaaaggaatTTGATGTTTATAGGCTTCTCAAGATGAGGCTATAAAGCAAAAGGATGCTTTGGTGGATGAGGTTGCTTTTCTTAGGGTGGAGCTACACCAAGTGAGAGATGATCGTGATTGCTTGCTGTCACAAGTGCAGATTTTAACAACTGATGCCACGAAATATAAAGAGTCTACAGAAAAATATAGTGCCGAGTTGGACATCCTGACAACAAACGTGAATCAATTAGAGGTTGATCTTCCTGTTTCAGTAACATCATTcgttttattgttttattaatatcttagGGCTTTactcttaaaaagaaaaggttgtgAGACGTAGGGTTCCTTTTACAGATGACGTGTTCATCACAAAATAACCAAATAGTGGTACTGAAGAACCAGCTATCTACTGCAGAGGAGAAATTGCAGGTAATGATATAAAGTCAAGCAAACATATGTTGTCATGGGAATTTTATTGTGTTAGAAATATGTGCCATATGGTTATTGGAATTAAGGCATGACCATTTGATCTTGTTGGTAGATTTATAACTATGAccaaattttctctctttctaggTTTCTGATTCATCTGCAGTTGAGACAAGAACTGAATTTGAAGGGCAAAAGAAACTCATAAATGAATTACAAAATCGCCTGGCAGATGCAGAATTCAAACTTGTGGAAGGAGAGATGCTAcgtaaaaaattacataatactATATTGGTAATGTTCTTTTGCGACAATCTTTATATTAGCAGGAATATCTATGTCTTACTAAACTACTTGTGTTTAGGAACTAAAAGGGAACATTCGAGTATTCTGCAGAGTGCGGCCTATTTTGCCTGATGATGGTATTACCACAGAAGGAAAGGTTCTCTCTTATCCCACATCAGTAGAAGCTCTTGGACGGGGAATTGATGTGGTGCAAAACGGTACATTCTTTGGAGGAGAAATATTGGACTATTTGTTTTTTCTCCGCATAATATTGATTActtgaaatattcaaatcagGTCTTGAAAATTAAGAACTCATGTAAGTATATATTGTAATCAGGGCAAAAGCATTCCTTCACATTTGACAAAGTTTTTATGCCTGATACAAGACAAgatgatatttttgttgaaatCTCCCAGCTCGTACAAAGTGCTCTCGATGGTTATAAGGTGATTTATGAAGCTCCATCTAGTTTAATGTTGAAGTCAAAATTTGTGTACTTATATAAAGAATAGCATCTTAAATTGAATCAGTCGTAATAATTTAAACTTTAAGTTGGATAATCAACTGTGGAAAAGCATTGTGGTTCTCAATAATGTGTTGTTTGTGTCTGATTAGAATTTTGGGAGATAACAAGCAACAAGGTCACTAAAAATACTTCAACATCCCACCAATTCTATTACACTTACAGAACTTTACTCATAAAATTCAAAAGCGAGTCTTAAAATTGGAACTTTATTAGTCAGTGATTAGtagttagaatttttttaaacatgcaTCTCTTTGAATTCCAGTCTACTTTGCTAGTATAATGTACACTAGATataattttcaccatatttgcCTTAAGAAATAGTTGGTGCTTTTGTGTTTCAGGTTTGCATTTTTGCCTATGGTCAAACAGGTTCTGGCAAAACTTATACTATGATGGGTAGGCCAGGACATCTTGAGCAAAAAGGTCTGATACCCCGTTCACTAgaacaaatatttcaaactaGGCAATCTCTTCAACCTCAAGGTTGGAAATATGAAATGCAGGTGAGTAAGAATAGTTTTTCACTTGCAGAATAACTGAATGTATTCTTATGCGttattattgaaaatttgaCTTTCAGAAATACATGTAGGTATCAATGTTGGAAATATATAATGAGACGATTCGTGATTTGTTATCAACAAATCGATCGTCTTCAACAGAAAATGCTGTTTCTGCAAAGCAATATGCAATTAAACATGATGCAAATGGAAACACGCATGTCTCTGATCTTACAATTGTGGATGTCCGAAGTGCGAAAGAGGTTTCATTCCTTCTAGATCATGCTGCACAGAGCAGGTAACCATTCATAACATGCATTCTAAGCTTGATTTTCAATTGTGAAATTTGTTTCTgcttcagaaattatattttgttttatagttTTATAAGGGATGGCTATTCAATCTAATTGTAAGGTTCTGAGTTTTGTTCcattttgtatatttgtatGGATCCATAATATGTTTAGCATTTGAATTCCCTTAGTGGTATAAACATTTGTTAGATGTGATCCAATTTCATATAGTAAATGTTGTTTAAACGATACATGAAAACTACAATGCAATATTTTGATATTGTGTTCTTCTTTCACTAATTTTTGTCCCAAAGTTCCCTATACTTCAATTAAAGGGTTTGttgtcataaatattttacttgtatCCTTTTAGGTCGGTAGGCAAGACCCAGATGAATGAGCAATCATCGAGAAGTCATTTTGTTTTCACCCTCAGAATATTCGGTGTTAATGAGGTACAGACATTTACCTGCTTCGTGTAACCTCCACTAGTATGTATTGCTCacgaaaagaagagaagaagaagaagcaaaatCCACTAGTATATCTCATATGTCTCTCTTCTGTTTCTCAGATATTGTCTTTAttgaaacttatttttattaacttcCACTCAATGTACTAGAGCACTGAACAACAAGTACAAGGAGT
It contains:
- the LOC121235831 gene encoding LOW QUALITY PROTEIN: kinesin-like protein KIN-14N (The sequence of the model RefSeq protein was modified relative to this genomic sequence to represent the inferred CDS: inserted 1 base in 1 codon), encoding MVGTTNYGXSRQAFSVVNGGKDLGPNSAPASNAGSECGGIELTREEVEALLNEKPKRKDRFNLKERCDNMVEYIKRLKLCIKWFQELEGHYIFEQEKLLNALESAKQKCDEMEVLTKNKEEELNSIILELRKSYASLQDKFMKEELDKLAAMDSLTKEKEARLNFERTQASLSEELARAQRELLSANQKISSLNDMYRRLQDYNTSLQQYNGKLHTDLSTVEDELKRVEKDKATIVENLSMLRGQLTLSRASQDEAIKQKDALVDEVAFLRVELHQVRDDRDCLLSQVQILTTDATKYKESTEKYSAELDILTTNVNQLEMTCSSQNNQIVVLKNQLSTAEEKLQVSDSSAVETRTEFEGQKKLINELQNRLADAEFKLVEGEMLRKKLHNTILELKGNIRVFCRVRPILPDDGITTEGKVLSYPTSVEALGRGIDVVQNGQKHSFTFDKVFMPDTRQDDIFVEISQLVQSALDGYKVCIFAYGQTGSGKTYTMMGRPGHLEQKGLIPRSLEQIFQTRQSLQPQGWKYEMQVSMLEIYNETIRDLLSTNRSSSTENAVSAKQYAIKHDANGNTHVSDLTIVDVRSAKEVSFLLDHAAQSRSVGKTQMNEQSSRSHFVFTLRIFGVNESTEQQVQGVLNLIDLAGSERLSKSGSTGDRLKETQAINKSLSSLSDVIFALAKKEDHIPFRNSKLTYLLQPCLGGDSKTLMFVNISPDPSSAGESLCSLRFAARVNACEIGTPRRQTNMRPSDSRLSYG